The Kribbella shirazensis genomic interval CCCGCACGGACGCGGGCTCGGATCCTCGTCGGCCGCGATCGTCGGCGGGCTCGCGGCGGCGTACGCGCTGGCCGGCGAGCCGGTCGATCGCGAGCGCCTCGTCGTACTGGCGAACGAGATCGAAGGGCATCCCGACAACGTCGCGGCGGCCGCGCTCGGCGGGTTCACGATCGCTTGGACGGAAGGCGATACGGGGCGCGCGGTGCGGCTGGAACCGGCCGACGGTCTGGCCGCGGCGGCGTACGTACCGGACAACCGGGTGCTGACCAAGGAGGCGCGCGGGCTGCTGCCGAGCGTTGTTTCCCACACCGACGCGGCGGCCAACGCGGGGAAGGCCGCGTTGCTCGTCGCGGCGGTGACCGGGCGGCCGGAGTTGCTGCTGGTCGCGACCGAGGACCGGTTGCACCAGGAGTACCGCGAGCCGGCGATGCCGGAGAGCCTCGCGCTGGTGCACAAACTGCGCGGCAGTGGGCTGGCGGCGATCGTCAGCGGGGCCGGTCCGACGGTCGCCGTACTCGGCGGCCACGAGGACGAATCCGCAGGTCGGAGCACCTTCTTCCGGGGTACGCCGGAGGCTCCGGACGGCTGGACGAAGTACGAGCTGGGAATAGATCCAGTCGGTGTACAGGTCTGGTCGCTGGAAGCCGGCTGACGCGCGGAATGATCCGGGGTTGACACGCGTTGAACCCCTCGAGTCGGCAGAACGACCTGTAGTGGTGCTAGTCTCGACTCACACCCGATCCCCTCCAGGTGATCGGTGTGCTCTCGTCACGATCCGGGCTGTGCTCCCGGCACCCTGTGTTGTGTGGCGACCCTCCTGTGGATGTGACCTTGCGCCGCCTGCGTCGGAGATGTCCGGGGGGACTCAGATCGAGCGAGAGGCTCCTGTACCCCACGTGCCCGTTGTGCGGCCGTGGGTGGAATGACATTGGTCGATGAGCCGTATCGGACATCGACGATCCGTGTGGGAAGGACCTCACGTGACAGAAACTGTTGAAGCCTCCAGCGGAGCAGACGCCGCGGCCACCCCCGCGACGCGTCGCCGGAAAGCCGGAGGCGGCCTCGAGGGCATGCTGCTCCCCGAGCTCAAGCAGCTCGCCGGGACGCTCGGCATCAAGGGCACCGGCGCGCTGCGCAAGGGCCAGCTGATCGAGGCGATCAAGGCCGCCCAGGCCGGCGGGTCCGCCGGTGCGTCCGCGGGCGGCTCGACCGGCGGTTCCCGGGCGAAGGCGACACAGCCGACCCTGGACGAGGCCGCCGAAGCGCCCACGGCGAAGGCCGCCGAGGCGCCCGCCAAGCGCGAGGGCGGCAGCCGCCGGACCCGCGCCGCCGCCCAGAAGGACGCGGCCACCGACGCCGCGCCGACCGAGGCAGCCCAGAACACCACGCAGAACACCGCGCAGAACACCGCCGCGCAGGCCGCCCCGGTGCAGAACACCGCTGTCGACGTGCCCGCGGCGACGCAGCACGAGACCGCGGCCCAGAACGGTACTGCGGAGCGCACCGAGGAGCGCGCCGACGACCGCGGCGAGAGCCAGGGCCGCAACCGCGACCGGAACCGCGACAACACCCGGGACAACACCCGCGACCGCAACCGCGACAACCAGAACCGGGACAGCAACCGGGACGGTCAGCGCGAGAGCCAGCGTGACGGCCAGAGCAACCGGGACAACCGGGACGGCAACCGCGACGGCCGGGACAGCAACCGGGACAGCCGCGGCGACAACCGGAACCGGCAGGACCGCCAGGACCGTCCGGAGCGCCAGGACCGGCAGGACCGCCAAGATCGGCAGGACCGCCAGGACCGGCAGGACGACCGCAACGCCGATCGTGGCGAGGAAGGCGAGGGCCGTCGTCGCCGTCGCCGGGGTCGTGACCGCGAACGCAACCGCGACAGCCAGAGCAGCACCCGCGACAGCGGCCGCAACCGCGGTCGTGGCGAGCGGTACGACGCCGAGCCGACGATCAGCGAGGACGACGTCCTGGTCCCCGCGGCCGGCATCCTCGACGTGCTCGACAACTACGCGTTCGTCCGAACCAGCGGCTACCTGCCCGGCCCGAACGACGTGTACGTCGCGCTGTCGAT includes:
- the thrB gene encoding homoserine kinase, with the protein product MGDERNAPVRDESAAPGGTGGRRPCDQVRVRVPATSANLGPGFDAFGLALTLYDDLIVTPGGSGVTVQVTGCGEGEVPLDESHLVVRSIRAGLEALGAEVPGFTLRCENRIPHGRGLGSSSAAIVGGLAAAYALAGEPVDRERLVVLANEIEGHPDNVAAAALGGFTIAWTEGDTGRAVRLEPADGLAAAAYVPDNRVLTKEARGLLPSVVSHTDAAANAGKAALLVAAVTGRPELLLVATEDRLHQEYREPAMPESLALVHKLRGSGLAAIVSGAGPTVAVLGGHEDESAGRSTFFRGTPEAPDGWTKYELGIDPVGVQVWSLEAG
- the rho gene encoding transcription termination factor Rho — its product is MTETVEASSGADAAATPATRRRKAGGGLEGMLLPELKQLAGTLGIKGTGALRKGQLIEAIKAAQAGGSAGASAGGSTGGSRAKATQPTLDEAAEAPTAKAAEAPAKREGGSRRTRAAAQKDAATDAAPTEAAQNTTQNTAQNTAAQAAPVQNTAVDVPAATQHETAAQNGTAERTEERADDRGESQGRNRDRNRDNTRDNTRDRNRDNQNRDSNRDGQRESQRDGQSNRDNRDGNRDGRDSNRDSRGDNRNRQDRQDRPERQDRQDRQDRQDRQDRQDDRNADRGEEGEGRRRRRRGRDRERNRDSQSSTRDSGRNRGRGERYDAEPTISEDDVLVPAAGILDVLDNYAFVRTSGYLPGPNDVYVALSMVKRYGLRKGDAITGAVKQPQEGERKEKFNPLVRIDTVNGADPEIAKQRQDFNKLTPLYATERLRLETEPGVLTTRIVDIVSPIGKGQRGLIVSPPKAGKTMVLQALANAITTNNPEVHLMVVLVDERPEEVTDMQRTVKGEVIASTFDRPADDHTTVAELAIERAKRLVELGHDVVVLLDSITRLGRAYNIAAPASGRILSGGVDSSALYPPKRFFGAARNIEDGGSLTILATALIETGSKMDEVIFEEFKGTGNMELRLRREFADRRIFPAIDVVASGTRREELLMSKDETQVVWKLRRVLSALDGQAALELLIGKLKESKSNIEFLLQVNKTTPSAGSSHGTDNGN